The following nucleotide sequence is from Nitratidesulfovibrio termitidis HI1.
GGGCTGGGTAAAGCCCGCCACCAGGGCGAAGAAGCGCGGACCGAAGTCGCGCGCGGGGTTGATGGCGTACCCGTGCATGGCGCCAAGGCTCATGCCGATGGCCACCACCAGCAGCGCCACCAGGATGCCGCCGATCCAGCCGATGTTGTTCTTTCCCGCGAAGTCGCCGATGGCGAGAATGCCGAACAGCAGCACCGCCGTGCCGATGATCTGGTCGATGAAGCCGGGCAGGTAGGACGTGGTGATGGCCGGGAAGGTGCAGAAGATGCCTGCGGTGCTGGCCAGTTGCGGGTCGGCGCCGATCCACTTGGCGTGGAAGTCGGCGAACACGATGGCCGCGCCGACAAAGCCGCCCGCCACCTGCGCGATGGAATACGGCAGCACCTTTTTCCAGGGGAAGCGACCCGTGGCCGCCAGCCCCAGGGTGACGGCGGGGTTGATGTGCGCGCC
It contains:
- a CDS encoding MIP/aquaporin family protein, which gives rise to MKELSLGREMVSEFMGTMVLIIFGAGNVAMTVLFGKSLNITWDNITFGWGLAVLLGIMAGLPSGAHINPAVTLGLAATGRFPWKKVLPYSIAQVAGGFVGAAIVFADFHAKWIGADPQLASTAGIFCTFPAITTSYLPGFIDQIIGTAVLLFGILAIGDFAGKNNIGWIGGILVALLVVAIGMSLGAMHGYAINPARDFGPRFFALVAGFTQPNLMEPGIVLVPIVGPLIGGPLGAFIYDWTTGAVHKAQSA